The following are encoded together in the Montipora capricornis isolate CH-2021 chromosome 5, ASM3666992v2, whole genome shotgun sequence genome:
- the LOC138049903 gene encoding uncharacterized protein isoform X8, giving the protein MSIFFSDFGFTRDRLGISNPTSRDKLLAAVHELKLFGGPVPDERHFRLNVPGTGNKDVITARSKRRSLPVRPPEMQLRSGSLNTQILDAIERKTPQEVLYEQSEEMCQDPKKGKVKVHTGGLQSDSEYSTVEITTQTTSKELVSLLLAVCEADAKDRNLFYVAVEIGIQKKDSSLPLSQMMVLADDARPLEIQSRQPTGEAKFHLKMRSGGILRVQAGILSPGAAYKCVQISRQTRADEVVKMILSSYGSDEPPEKFVLVESLSDSEVGRILEADECPLELQSRWSAGEQRTFTLTQAEFEGILQSDDDNKVTAKSSFNSGENYFLNEDQSPGLSNANSEEKENIEQFRERIDALDLEIGNEANHVKRKVSQIDNLRHRFHVYQEGHRKQSNNGTVDESVLSTDGPKRRKVSQIDVFRSKFLAYAHNGSKGETPSGFSPVIENTKREDNNIENKSTRKSSASRAESSDGEDLPRFSSSPPSHLQRNNQDSDNVSCQQNEKNVRKRSHPNQLTLATVLQYCRLVTLTLNREQGEGWGIELVHVTLTGSSTGGNDEDSKEEERVVYVQHNGNGQNSIVNTSSSDDFDMDLINSSETSSRQSPNSSGSSEQEIASILARTQHSTLNGEKTTDDMRQMVHKQNLRRRMGVTQGSGSNNFNLVPPEASPILSRPTSASQERPINPLPQRPSSALAQWKKEGSPQPRPGVRVVALTEGGVAEGSGELAVDDVIVEINGQFVLNSPLEPVIAAMQECNTVFMVVARAKNTEPEEENKPDYRDDLKELTLQIQNLVTKVSEMQSDLKKKDDKIKTLKKMVKKNSSDSKGKIYESVQVLV; this is encoded by the exons ATGAGTATTTTCTTCTCTGACTTCGGGTTCACTAGAG ATCGCCTTGGCATCTCAAACCCAACGTCACGCGACAAGCTACTTGCTGCTGTCCATGAACTCAAATTGTTTGGTGGCCCTGTTCCAGATGAAAGGCATTTTCGGCTGAATGTTCCAGGCACCGGAAATAAAGATGTAATCACCGCAAGATCAAAGAGGAGATCCTTACCGGTCAGGCCCCCGGAAATGCAACTACGCAGCG GTTCTCTAAATACGCAAATCTTGGACGCGATCGAACGAAAAACACCACAGGAGGTTCTCTATGAACAAAGCGAAGAGATGTGCCAAGATCCCAAAAAG GGGAAGGTTAAAGTGCATACAGGAGGACTTCAAAGTGATTCAGAGTACTCAACAGTTGAAATAACGACACAGACGACAAG CAAAGAGCTTGTCAGTCTACTTCTTGCGGTTTGTGAGGCTGATGCAAAGGATCGCAATTTGTTTTATGTGGCAGTGGAAATTGGGATTCAGAAGAAAG ATTCCAGTCTTCCCTTGTCTCAGATGATGGTTTTGGCGGATGATGCTCGACCATTGGAGATTCAATCCCGTCAGCCAACTGGAGAAGCCAA GTTTCATTTGAAGATGAGGAGTGGTGGGATTTTGCGTGTACAAGCAGGAATTTTGAGTCCTGGA GCAGCGTACAAATGCGTTCAGATATCTCGTCAAACCAGAGCAGATGAAGTGGTGAAGATGATCTTATCCAGTTACGGCAGTGATGAGCCACCAGAAAAGTTTGTCCTCGTAGAGAGTTTGTCAGATTCAGAAG TTGGTCGTATATTGGAAGCGGATGAATGTCCTTTGGAACTGCAGTCCCGTTGGAGTGCTGGAGAGCAAAGAACGTTTACTCTGACACAAGCCGAGTTTGAA ggAATTCTACAGAGCGATGATGATAACAAAGTAACAGCCAAATCTTCGTTTAACAGTGGTGAGAACTACTTTCTTAATGAAGATCAGTCCCCCGGTTTGTCAAATGCTAATTCTGAGGAAAAAGAGAACATCGAACAGTTCCGAGAGAGAATAGATGCTCTGGACTTGGAAATCGGAAATGAAGCGAATCATGTCAAACGCAAAGTGTCACAGATTGATAATTTGAGGCATAGATTTCACGTGTATCAAGAAGGTCACCGAAAGCAAAGCAACAATGGCACAGTTGACGAATCGGTGCTTTCCACGGACGGTCCCAAGAGGCGGAAAGTCTCGCAAATTGATGTTTTTAGGAGCAAATTTCTTGCTTATGCTCATAACGGGAGCAAAGGAGAAACGCCGAGTGGTTTTAGTCCAGTTATTGAGAATACAAAAAGAGAAGACAATAATATTGAGAATAAAAGTACCCGCAAGAGTTCTGCATCTCGCGCGGAGTCCTCGGACGGAGAGGATCTTCCCCGTTTCTCATCTTCTCCTCCATCCCATCTTCAACGTAACAACCAGGACAGTGACAACGTCTCCTGTCAACAAAACGAAAAGAATGTTCGCAAGAGATCACATCCGAATCAACTTACGTTAGCGACTGTTCTTCAATATTGCAGACTTGTAACTTTGACGCTCAATAGAGAGCAGGGAGAGGGCTGGGGCATAGAACTAGTGCATGTCACCTTAACGGGTTCCTCAACGGGCGGAAATGACGAAGATTCGAAAGAGGAAGAAAGAGTTGTTTACGTCCAGCACAACGGCAATGGGCAGAATTCGATCGTGAACACATCTTCTTCAGATGACTTTGACATGGATTTAATAAATTCATCGGAAACCAGTTCTCGGCAATCTCCTAATAGCTCTGGGTCAAGTGAACAAGAGATAGCCTCAATATTAGCAAGGACTCAACACTCCACCTTGAATGGTGAGAAGACCACTGACGACATGCGGCAAATGGTTCACAAACAGAACCTAAGAAGAAGAATGGGAGTTACACAGGGGTCGGGCTCCAATAATTTTAATCTGGTCCCTCCTGAAGCAAGTCCCATTTTATCAAGGCCTACTTCAGCGTCTCAAGAGAGGCCAATCAATCCCCTTCCTCAAAGACCCTCTTCTGCACTTGCGCAGTGGAAGAAAGAAGGAAGTCCCCAGCCTCGACCTGGAGTGCGCGTAGTTGCACTTACCGAGGGAGGGGTGGCGGAAGGCAGTGGTGAACTCGCTGTTGATGACGTTATCGTTGAG atcAACGGACAGTTTGTGCTCAATTCTCCGCTTGAGCCCGTGATCGCTGCAATGCAGGAATGTAACACTGTATTTATGGTGGTGGCGAGGGCGAAAAATACCGAACCGGAA gaagAAAACAAACCGGATTATAGGGACGATCTCAAGGAGTTAACTCTTCAGATACAAAATCTTGTCACCAAAGTCAGCGAGATGCAAAGCGACTTGAAGAAGAAAGATGATAAGATTAAAACTTTGAAGAAGATGGTCAAAAAGAACAGCAGTGACAGTAAAGGAAAAATTTATGAGTCTGTTCAAGTCCTTGTATAA
- the LOC138049903 gene encoding uncharacterized protein isoform X7 has translation MSIFFSDFGFTRDRLGISNPTSRDKLLAAVHELKLFGGPVPDERHFRLNVPGTGNKDVITARSKRRSLPVRPPEMQLRSVGSLNTQILDAIERKTPQEVLYEQSEEMCQDPKKGKVKVHTGGLQSDSEYSTVEITTQTTSKELVSLLLAVCEADAKDRNLFYVAVEIGIQKKDSSLPLSQMMVLADDARPLEIQSRQPTGEAKFHLKMRSGGILRVQAGILSPGAAYKCVQISRQTRADEVVKMILSSYGSDEPPEKFVLVESLSDSEVGRILEADECPLELQSRWSAGEQRTFTLTQAEFEGILQSDDDNKVTAKSSFNSGENYFLNEDQSPGLSNANSEEKENIEQFRERIDALDLEIGNEANHVKRKVSQIDNLRHRFHVYQEGHRKQSNNGTVDESVLSTDGPKRRKVSQIDVFRSKFLAYAHNGSKGETPSGFSPVIENTKREDNNIENKSTRKSSASRAESSDGEDLPRFSSSPPSHLQRNNQDSDNVSCQQNEKNVRKRSHPNQLTLATVLQYCRLVTLTLNREQGEGWGIELVHVTLTGSSTGGNDEDSKEEERVVYVQHNGNGQNSIVNTSSSDDFDMDLINSSETSSRQSPNSSGSSEQEIASILARTQHSTLNGEKTTDDMRQMVHKQNLRRRMGVTQGSGSNNFNLVPPEASPILSRPTSASQERPINPLPQRPSSALAQWKKEGSPQPRPGVRVVALTEGGVAEGSGELAVDDVIVEINGQFVLNSPLEPVIAAMQECNTVFMVVARAKNTEPEEENKPDYRDDLKELTLQIQNLVTKVSEMQSDLKKKDDKIKTLKKMVKKNSSDSKGKIYESVQVLV, from the exons ATGAGTATTTTCTTCTCTGACTTCGGGTTCACTAGAG ATCGCCTTGGCATCTCAAACCCAACGTCACGCGACAAGCTACTTGCTGCTGTCCATGAACTCAAATTGTTTGGTGGCCCTGTTCCAGATGAAAGGCATTTTCGGCTGAATGTTCCAGGCACCGGAAATAAAGATGTAATCACCGCAAGATCAAAGAGGAGATCCTTACCGGTCAGGCCCCCGGAAATGCAACTACGCAGC GTAGGTTCTCTAAATACGCAAATCTTGGACGCGATCGAACGAAAAACACCACAGGAGGTTCTCTATGAACAAAGCGAAGAGATGTGCCAAGATCCCAAAAAG GGGAAGGTTAAAGTGCATACAGGAGGACTTCAAAGTGATTCAGAGTACTCAACAGTTGAAATAACGACACAGACGACAAG CAAAGAGCTTGTCAGTCTACTTCTTGCGGTTTGTGAGGCTGATGCAAAGGATCGCAATTTGTTTTATGTGGCAGTGGAAATTGGGATTCAGAAGAAAG ATTCCAGTCTTCCCTTGTCTCAGATGATGGTTTTGGCGGATGATGCTCGACCATTGGAGATTCAATCCCGTCAGCCAACTGGAGAAGCCAA GTTTCATTTGAAGATGAGGAGTGGTGGGATTTTGCGTGTACAAGCAGGAATTTTGAGTCCTGGA GCAGCGTACAAATGCGTTCAGATATCTCGTCAAACCAGAGCAGATGAAGTGGTGAAGATGATCTTATCCAGTTACGGCAGTGATGAGCCACCAGAAAAGTTTGTCCTCGTAGAGAGTTTGTCAGATTCAGAAG TTGGTCGTATATTGGAAGCGGATGAATGTCCTTTGGAACTGCAGTCCCGTTGGAGTGCTGGAGAGCAAAGAACGTTTACTCTGACACAAGCCGAGTTTGAA ggAATTCTACAGAGCGATGATGATAACAAAGTAACAGCCAAATCTTCGTTTAACAGTGGTGAGAACTACTTTCTTAATGAAGATCAGTCCCCCGGTTTGTCAAATGCTAATTCTGAGGAAAAAGAGAACATCGAACAGTTCCGAGAGAGAATAGATGCTCTGGACTTGGAAATCGGAAATGAAGCGAATCATGTCAAACGCAAAGTGTCACAGATTGATAATTTGAGGCATAGATTTCACGTGTATCAAGAAGGTCACCGAAAGCAAAGCAACAATGGCACAGTTGACGAATCGGTGCTTTCCACGGACGGTCCCAAGAGGCGGAAAGTCTCGCAAATTGATGTTTTTAGGAGCAAATTTCTTGCTTATGCTCATAACGGGAGCAAAGGAGAAACGCCGAGTGGTTTTAGTCCAGTTATTGAGAATACAAAAAGAGAAGACAATAATATTGAGAATAAAAGTACCCGCAAGAGTTCTGCATCTCGCGCGGAGTCCTCGGACGGAGAGGATCTTCCCCGTTTCTCATCTTCTCCTCCATCCCATCTTCAACGTAACAACCAGGACAGTGACAACGTCTCCTGTCAACAAAACGAAAAGAATGTTCGCAAGAGATCACATCCGAATCAACTTACGTTAGCGACTGTTCTTCAATATTGCAGACTTGTAACTTTGACGCTCAATAGAGAGCAGGGAGAGGGCTGGGGCATAGAACTAGTGCATGTCACCTTAACGGGTTCCTCAACGGGCGGAAATGACGAAGATTCGAAAGAGGAAGAAAGAGTTGTTTACGTCCAGCACAACGGCAATGGGCAGAATTCGATCGTGAACACATCTTCTTCAGATGACTTTGACATGGATTTAATAAATTCATCGGAAACCAGTTCTCGGCAATCTCCTAATAGCTCTGGGTCAAGTGAACAAGAGATAGCCTCAATATTAGCAAGGACTCAACACTCCACCTTGAATGGTGAGAAGACCACTGACGACATGCGGCAAATGGTTCACAAACAGAACCTAAGAAGAAGAATGGGAGTTACACAGGGGTCGGGCTCCAATAATTTTAATCTGGTCCCTCCTGAAGCAAGTCCCATTTTATCAAGGCCTACTTCAGCGTCTCAAGAGAGGCCAATCAATCCCCTTCCTCAAAGACCCTCTTCTGCACTTGCGCAGTGGAAGAAAGAAGGAAGTCCCCAGCCTCGACCTGGAGTGCGCGTAGTTGCACTTACCGAGGGAGGGGTGGCGGAAGGCAGTGGTGAACTCGCTGTTGATGACGTTATCGTTGAG atcAACGGACAGTTTGTGCTCAATTCTCCGCTTGAGCCCGTGATCGCTGCAATGCAGGAATGTAACACTGTATTTATGGTGGTGGCGAGGGCGAAAAATACCGAACCGGAA gaagAAAACAAACCGGATTATAGGGACGATCTCAAGGAGTTAACTCTTCAGATACAAAATCTTGTCACCAAAGTCAGCGAGATGCAAAGCGACTTGAAGAAGAAAGATGATAAGATTAAAACTTTGAAGAAGATGGTCAAAAAGAACAGCAGTGACAGTAAAGGAAAAATTTATGAGTCTGTTCAAGTCCTTGTATAA
- the LOC138049903 gene encoding uncharacterized protein isoform X6, with product MSTRSNEGEAEETKDRLGISNPTSRDKLLAAVHELKLFGGPVPDERHFRLNVPGTGNKDVITARSKRRSLPVRPPEMQLRSGSLNTQILDAIERKTPQEVLYEQSEEMCQDPKKGKVKVHTGGLQSDSEYSTVEITTQTTSKELVSLLLAVCEADAKDRNLFYVAVEIGIQKKDSSLPLSQMMVLADDARPLEIQSRQPTGEAKFHLKMRSGGILRVQAGILSPGAAYKCVQISRQTRADEVVKMILSSYGSDEPPEKFVLVESLSDSEVGRILEADECPLELQSRWSAGEQRTFTLTQAEFEGILQSDDDNKVTAKSSFNSGENYFLNEDQSPGLSNANSEEKENIEQFRERIDALDLEIGNEANHVKRKVSQIDNLRHRFHVYQEGHRKQSNNGTVDESVLSTDGPKRRKVSQIDVFRSKFLAYAHNGSKGETPSGFSPVIENTKREDNNIENKSTRKSSASRAESSDGEDLPRFSSSPPSHLQRNNQDSDNVSCQQNEKNVRKRSHPNQLTLATVLQYCRLVTLTLNREQGEGWGIELVHVTLTGSSTGGNDEDSKEEERVVYVQHNGNGQNSIVNTSSSDDFDMDLINSSETSSRQSPNSSGSSEQEIASILARTQHSTLNGEKTTDDMRQMVHKQNLRRRMGVTQGSGSNNFNLVPPEASPILSRPTSASQERPINPLPQRPSSALAQWKKEGSPQPRPGVRVVALTEGGVAEGSGELAVDDVIVEINGQFVLNSPLEPVIAAMQECNTVFMVVARAKNTEPEEENKPDYRDDLKELTLQIQNLVTKVSEMQSDLKKKDDKIKTLKKMVKKNSSDSKGKIYESVQVLV from the exons ATCGCCTTGGCATCTCAAACCCAACGTCACGCGACAAGCTACTTGCTGCTGTCCATGAACTCAAATTGTTTGGTGGCCCTGTTCCAGATGAAAGGCATTTTCGGCTGAATGTTCCAGGCACCGGAAATAAAGATGTAATCACCGCAAGATCAAAGAGGAGATCCTTACCGGTCAGGCCCCCGGAAATGCAACTACGCAGCG GTTCTCTAAATACGCAAATCTTGGACGCGATCGAACGAAAAACACCACAGGAGGTTCTCTATGAACAAAGCGAAGAGATGTGCCAAGATCCCAAAAAG GGGAAGGTTAAAGTGCATACAGGAGGACTTCAAAGTGATTCAGAGTACTCAACAGTTGAAATAACGACACAGACGACAAG CAAAGAGCTTGTCAGTCTACTTCTTGCGGTTTGTGAGGCTGATGCAAAGGATCGCAATTTGTTTTATGTGGCAGTGGAAATTGGGATTCAGAAGAAAG ATTCCAGTCTTCCCTTGTCTCAGATGATGGTTTTGGCGGATGATGCTCGACCATTGGAGATTCAATCCCGTCAGCCAACTGGAGAAGCCAA GTTTCATTTGAAGATGAGGAGTGGTGGGATTTTGCGTGTACAAGCAGGAATTTTGAGTCCTGGA GCAGCGTACAAATGCGTTCAGATATCTCGTCAAACCAGAGCAGATGAAGTGGTGAAGATGATCTTATCCAGTTACGGCAGTGATGAGCCACCAGAAAAGTTTGTCCTCGTAGAGAGTTTGTCAGATTCAGAAG TTGGTCGTATATTGGAAGCGGATGAATGTCCTTTGGAACTGCAGTCCCGTTGGAGTGCTGGAGAGCAAAGAACGTTTACTCTGACACAAGCCGAGTTTGAA ggAATTCTACAGAGCGATGATGATAACAAAGTAACAGCCAAATCTTCGTTTAACAGTGGTGAGAACTACTTTCTTAATGAAGATCAGTCCCCCGGTTTGTCAAATGCTAATTCTGAGGAAAAAGAGAACATCGAACAGTTCCGAGAGAGAATAGATGCTCTGGACTTGGAAATCGGAAATGAAGCGAATCATGTCAAACGCAAAGTGTCACAGATTGATAATTTGAGGCATAGATTTCACGTGTATCAAGAAGGTCACCGAAAGCAAAGCAACAATGGCACAGTTGACGAATCGGTGCTTTCCACGGACGGTCCCAAGAGGCGGAAAGTCTCGCAAATTGATGTTTTTAGGAGCAAATTTCTTGCTTATGCTCATAACGGGAGCAAAGGAGAAACGCCGAGTGGTTTTAGTCCAGTTATTGAGAATACAAAAAGAGAAGACAATAATATTGAGAATAAAAGTACCCGCAAGAGTTCTGCATCTCGCGCGGAGTCCTCGGACGGAGAGGATCTTCCCCGTTTCTCATCTTCTCCTCCATCCCATCTTCAACGTAACAACCAGGACAGTGACAACGTCTCCTGTCAACAAAACGAAAAGAATGTTCGCAAGAGATCACATCCGAATCAACTTACGTTAGCGACTGTTCTTCAATATTGCAGACTTGTAACTTTGACGCTCAATAGAGAGCAGGGAGAGGGCTGGGGCATAGAACTAGTGCATGTCACCTTAACGGGTTCCTCAACGGGCGGAAATGACGAAGATTCGAAAGAGGAAGAAAGAGTTGTTTACGTCCAGCACAACGGCAATGGGCAGAATTCGATCGTGAACACATCTTCTTCAGATGACTTTGACATGGATTTAATAAATTCATCGGAAACCAGTTCTCGGCAATCTCCTAATAGCTCTGGGTCAAGTGAACAAGAGATAGCCTCAATATTAGCAAGGACTCAACACTCCACCTTGAATGGTGAGAAGACCACTGACGACATGCGGCAAATGGTTCACAAACAGAACCTAAGAAGAAGAATGGGAGTTACACAGGGGTCGGGCTCCAATAATTTTAATCTGGTCCCTCCTGAAGCAAGTCCCATTTTATCAAGGCCTACTTCAGCGTCTCAAGAGAGGCCAATCAATCCCCTTCCTCAAAGACCCTCTTCTGCACTTGCGCAGTGGAAGAAAGAAGGAAGTCCCCAGCCTCGACCTGGAGTGCGCGTAGTTGCACTTACCGAGGGAGGGGTGGCGGAAGGCAGTGGTGAACTCGCTGTTGATGACGTTATCGTTGAG atcAACGGACAGTTTGTGCTCAATTCTCCGCTTGAGCCCGTGATCGCTGCAATGCAGGAATGTAACACTGTATTTATGGTGGTGGCGAGGGCGAAAAATACCGAACCGGAA gaagAAAACAAACCGGATTATAGGGACGATCTCAAGGAGTTAACTCTTCAGATACAAAATCTTGTCACCAAAGTCAGCGAGATGCAAAGCGACTTGAAGAAGAAAGATGATAAGATTAAAACTTTGAAGAAGATGGTCAAAAAGAACAGCAGTGACAGTAAAGGAAAAATTTATGAGTCTGTTCAAGTCCTTGTATAA
- the LOC138049903 gene encoding uncharacterized protein isoform X5: MSTRSNEGEAEETKDRLGISNPTSRDKLLAAVHELKLFGGPVPDERHFRLNVPGTGNKDVITARSKRRSLPVRPPEMQLRSVGSLNTQILDAIERKTPQEVLYEQSEEMCQDPKKGKVKVHTGGLQSDSEYSTVEITTQTTSKELVSLLLAVCEADAKDRNLFYVAVEIGIQKKDSSLPLSQMMVLADDARPLEIQSRQPTGEAKFHLKMRSGGILRVQAGILSPGAAYKCVQISRQTRADEVVKMILSSYGSDEPPEKFVLVESLSDSEVGRILEADECPLELQSRWSAGEQRTFTLTQAEFEGILQSDDDNKVTAKSSFNSGENYFLNEDQSPGLSNANSEEKENIEQFRERIDALDLEIGNEANHVKRKVSQIDNLRHRFHVYQEGHRKQSNNGTVDESVLSTDGPKRRKVSQIDVFRSKFLAYAHNGSKGETPSGFSPVIENTKREDNNIENKSTRKSSASRAESSDGEDLPRFSSSPPSHLQRNNQDSDNVSCQQNEKNVRKRSHPNQLTLATVLQYCRLVTLTLNREQGEGWGIELVHVTLTGSSTGGNDEDSKEEERVVYVQHNGNGQNSIVNTSSSDDFDMDLINSSETSSRQSPNSSGSSEQEIASILARTQHSTLNGEKTTDDMRQMVHKQNLRRRMGVTQGSGSNNFNLVPPEASPILSRPTSASQERPINPLPQRPSSALAQWKKEGSPQPRPGVRVVALTEGGVAEGSGELAVDDVIVEINGQFVLNSPLEPVIAAMQECNTVFMVVARAKNTEPEEENKPDYRDDLKELTLQIQNLVTKVSEMQSDLKKKDDKIKTLKKMVKKNSSDSKGKIYESVQVLV; the protein is encoded by the exons ATCGCCTTGGCATCTCAAACCCAACGTCACGCGACAAGCTACTTGCTGCTGTCCATGAACTCAAATTGTTTGGTGGCCCTGTTCCAGATGAAAGGCATTTTCGGCTGAATGTTCCAGGCACCGGAAATAAAGATGTAATCACCGCAAGATCAAAGAGGAGATCCTTACCGGTCAGGCCCCCGGAAATGCAACTACGCAGC GTAGGTTCTCTAAATACGCAAATCTTGGACGCGATCGAACGAAAAACACCACAGGAGGTTCTCTATGAACAAAGCGAAGAGATGTGCCAAGATCCCAAAAAG GGGAAGGTTAAAGTGCATACAGGAGGACTTCAAAGTGATTCAGAGTACTCAACAGTTGAAATAACGACACAGACGACAAG CAAAGAGCTTGTCAGTCTACTTCTTGCGGTTTGTGAGGCTGATGCAAAGGATCGCAATTTGTTTTATGTGGCAGTGGAAATTGGGATTCAGAAGAAAG ATTCCAGTCTTCCCTTGTCTCAGATGATGGTTTTGGCGGATGATGCTCGACCATTGGAGATTCAATCCCGTCAGCCAACTGGAGAAGCCAA GTTTCATTTGAAGATGAGGAGTGGTGGGATTTTGCGTGTACAAGCAGGAATTTTGAGTCCTGGA GCAGCGTACAAATGCGTTCAGATATCTCGTCAAACCAGAGCAGATGAAGTGGTGAAGATGATCTTATCCAGTTACGGCAGTGATGAGCCACCAGAAAAGTTTGTCCTCGTAGAGAGTTTGTCAGATTCAGAAG TTGGTCGTATATTGGAAGCGGATGAATGTCCTTTGGAACTGCAGTCCCGTTGGAGTGCTGGAGAGCAAAGAACGTTTACTCTGACACAAGCCGAGTTTGAA ggAATTCTACAGAGCGATGATGATAACAAAGTAACAGCCAAATCTTCGTTTAACAGTGGTGAGAACTACTTTCTTAATGAAGATCAGTCCCCCGGTTTGTCAAATGCTAATTCTGAGGAAAAAGAGAACATCGAACAGTTCCGAGAGAGAATAGATGCTCTGGACTTGGAAATCGGAAATGAAGCGAATCATGTCAAACGCAAAGTGTCACAGATTGATAATTTGAGGCATAGATTTCACGTGTATCAAGAAGGTCACCGAAAGCAAAGCAACAATGGCACAGTTGACGAATCGGTGCTTTCCACGGACGGTCCCAAGAGGCGGAAAGTCTCGCAAATTGATGTTTTTAGGAGCAAATTTCTTGCTTATGCTCATAACGGGAGCAAAGGAGAAACGCCGAGTGGTTTTAGTCCAGTTATTGAGAATACAAAAAGAGAAGACAATAATATTGAGAATAAAAGTACCCGCAAGAGTTCTGCATCTCGCGCGGAGTCCTCGGACGGAGAGGATCTTCCCCGTTTCTCATCTTCTCCTCCATCCCATCTTCAACGTAACAACCAGGACAGTGACAACGTCTCCTGTCAACAAAACGAAAAGAATGTTCGCAAGAGATCACATCCGAATCAACTTACGTTAGCGACTGTTCTTCAATATTGCAGACTTGTAACTTTGACGCTCAATAGAGAGCAGGGAGAGGGCTGGGGCATAGAACTAGTGCATGTCACCTTAACGGGTTCCTCAACGGGCGGAAATGACGAAGATTCGAAAGAGGAAGAAAGAGTTGTTTACGTCCAGCACAACGGCAATGGGCAGAATTCGATCGTGAACACATCTTCTTCAGATGACTTTGACATGGATTTAATAAATTCATCGGAAACCAGTTCTCGGCAATCTCCTAATAGCTCTGGGTCAAGTGAACAAGAGATAGCCTCAATATTAGCAAGGACTCAACACTCCACCTTGAATGGTGAGAAGACCACTGACGACATGCGGCAAATGGTTCACAAACAGAACCTAAGAAGAAGAATGGGAGTTACACAGGGGTCGGGCTCCAATAATTTTAATCTGGTCCCTCCTGAAGCAAGTCCCATTTTATCAAGGCCTACTTCAGCGTCTCAAGAGAGGCCAATCAATCCCCTTCCTCAAAGACCCTCTTCTGCACTTGCGCAGTGGAAGAAAGAAGGAAGTCCCCAGCCTCGACCTGGAGTGCGCGTAGTTGCACTTACCGAGGGAGGGGTGGCGGAAGGCAGTGGTGAACTCGCTGTTGATGACGTTATCGTTGAG atcAACGGACAGTTTGTGCTCAATTCTCCGCTTGAGCCCGTGATCGCTGCAATGCAGGAATGTAACACTGTATTTATGGTGGTGGCGAGGGCGAAAAATACCGAACCGGAA gaagAAAACAAACCGGATTATAGGGACGATCTCAAGGAGTTAACTCTTCAGATACAAAATCTTGTCACCAAAGTCAGCGAGATGCAAAGCGACTTGAAGAAGAAAGATGATAAGATTAAAACTTTGAAGAAGATGGTCAAAAAGAACAGCAGTGACAGTAAAGGAAAAATTTATGAGTCTGTTCAAGTCCTTGTATAA